GCTTGGGTTTCCGTTAATTTCTTATTTGCAATTCGATTAGCCAGTACCCCGGCGATGTTGTCTCTTGCCATTACTAAGTGGCCGTAGACTGTCTGGGAGGGAACGCCGTAGTCGCCGCCGAAACCTAAAATCTTGTTCACCGGCACGGTGTCGATGACTTGATCCATGGTTTCATAGGCGCACTTCTTCGAGATAATGTGTGTCCAACAAAAATTGAGCCAGACGTTGGGAAAGCGATCTCCGATATTGATCGATTCGCCCACGAAGGGATAGCCAAGATGGTACAAGTCAAAGCGCGTATTCGGATGCCGCTCAAGGGTAGGTATCACATTAGTTGGATTCCAGTTGCGGAAATCGCCCCAGTAACCCGTATGGATAGCGAAGACCAATTCAAGTTCCGTAGCGAGACCGAATGCAATATCGGCGATATAATTGAACAATGGACTTGGAGGAATGAAAGCCCGTTGCTCCTTCTTTAATGGTGAAAAGTCCTCATTGTCATGGAAATGTTTGAAGATTTCTGATGCCGCTTTCTTATCCGGCGCTGTAAACTCTTGACCGAAGCACTTGAGACCGACAGCTCCTTCTGATTTCACCCTTCGAATGTAATTACAAACTGCATCCACGTAATCATCTAAGCTTTCAAGACGTGTACTAGGTTCAAAGTCTAAGAACCGAATAGTGCCTTCCGTATCGCAATCCGGGATCCATATAACGGGAGTTAATAAGGCCGTGCCAGTATCGGTCTTGCCGCACTGGGTGAGGCAAGTTTTGATGTTGCAGGCATCTTTTAGAACTCGATCATAAATCCCAGGGGTATTCGAGTTAGCGATTGCCTCTGAGAGGGTTTGATAAGTATTACGGTTGATATCCTCGATGCCCCAAAACTTTTTTACTGTTATTAGAACTGCCTGGGCGTAAGAACCATATCGAACCTGATTCCAGTAAGGTTCAAACAACTCCCATCGGCTCTCCAGAGGCAGGTTTTTGTTAAAGAGAGATTGAGTATCTTCTTCCGACATACCCGCCTGTCTAAGGTCTAATAGGGTGTAGGAAAGGAAGAGGCTGAACAAATCTAATGTCATAGAAAGATGCTCTTCCTCAGTCGGTAGATGCTCATGGCAATCAATAACCGGAATCTGTTCGATTTCTTTTAGTAAATTTTGTTTAATAGTTTCCACTTCAGGGATCATGCCTTCCTCAACTAAAACTTCAGCCGATAAAGCTCCACGGGATTGTCGAAAAGCCATTTTTTAGCGATGGTGAGAGCTTGGTCTTCGGTCATGTGCTTTGCGGCAACACGCCCCGCTAGAACACCGGCGATGTTGTCTCTTGCCATTACTAAGTGCCCGTAGGCTTTTTCGACTGGAGTTTCATAATCGCCGCCGAAGCCTAAAATCTTATTCATCGGCACCGTATCGATGAGCTCATCCAAAGCTTCATAAGTTGCTTTCTTCGAGACGGTATGAACCCAGGCCAAGTTGACCCAAACATTAGGAAAGCTTTTGCCCATCATTATCGTGTCGCGAACATATGGGTAGCCCAAGTGGTACAAGTCAAAGCGAACATTGGGGTGTCTCGTGAGTACTGGGATCATGTGTTTCGGGTCGAGCTCACGGAAATCTCCCCATACACCGGCATGAACGGCAATCGGCATATCCTGTTGGCCAGCAAACTTGAACACTTCATCTAAAACATAATCATGCATTGGATTTCGGCGAGTAAATGGCTCAAGTCCGCCGGTTCCGCGCCATGTAAAGGGTGTTCCACCATTCATGATCGTGTTAAAACATTCCAGAGCATCTGCCCTGTTGGGTTCATAGTAGGGTCGTATAATGTGTTTTAAGGCAACAACGCCTTCCGACTTAACTTTTAAAATCCACTTTTTCATGGCATAAATGTAGTCATCGAGCGTTCGAATAGGTGTATCGGAAGAGAAATCGAGTATAGACGAAACCGAGTCGTTAAGCGGGATCCATAAAATTGGGGTCAATAGAGGCGATTCAGTATCTGTAATTCCACATTGATTTAGTGTGGTGCGGATATTGCAGGCATCTTTAAGGACACGCTCATATAACCCCGGCGTGTTGTTCTTTTGAATTGCTTCCGAAAGCGCGCGATAGGTTTTCCGATTAATGTCATCAACCCCATAAAACTTCTTTGCGCTTATTAACGCAGTTGTTGCATAGCAGCCATAACGAATATTCTCCCAATAAGGTTCGAAGCTGTCCCAACGGTAATCGAGTGGGAGGTTATGGTTATAGAGCGCCTGGTAAGATGCATCGGGCATCCCCGCAGTCAGAAGATCCCAGTGGCAATAGTGTGAGAAAAAAGTGAAGACATCGACTTTCTTCTCAAGTCGAACCTTTTCCGGCCGCAAGTGCTCATGACAGTCGATGACTTCAAATTTCTCAATCGATTTCAATAAATTCTGTTTTAAAGCAGTTGTATCCATGTAGCTTAACTCCAATTTAATATCGTTACTAAGATGTATACCAACTCTTAAACATCCAGTTTATAAAGCGCCTTTGGATTGTCGAAGAACCATTTTTGGGCGATGGACATCGCTTGTTCTTCAGTGAGATGTTTGGCGGCAATTCGATTTGCCATTACCGTAGCAAAATTATCTTTCGCCATGACGAGGTGACCGTAAACCTTTTCGACTGCGTAAGAGCCATAATCCCCGCCAAAAGCCATGATCTTATTAACTGGTACCGTATCAATCAGTTCATCCATCGCTTCGAAGGCGAACTTCTTCGAGATGATGTGGGTCCAGCATAGGTTTAGCCAAACATTGGGGAAGCCTTTGCCCATCATAATTGCCTCGCGCACGAAAGGATAGCCGAGGTGGAATAAATCAAATCGAACGTTCGGGTGGCGCATGAGCACAGGGATCATGTGAAGCGGGCTGAGTTGTCGGAAATCACCCCAATAGCCCGTATGCACTGCCATCACCATATCCTGTTGGCCGATGAACTTGATAATCTCATCGATCACATAGTCCGCAATAACGTTGCGTTCAGGCAGGTCGTTGATTTCTCCGGATACGAGCTTGTTGAATTGACAAATTGCTTCCTGTCGATTAGGTTCGCCAAATGGGCTGGAAAAGAGCTTAAGGGCAACTGCCCCATCGGCTTTACACTTGACCAGCCAGGCCTTATAGGCATCTATAAAATCATCTAATGTTCGTATAACCGCATCCGGTGCGAATTCAGGATTTAGGAAATTAGAGCGAGTGTTCGTGCCGGGCATCCACTTTAGAAGAGTTAATAAAGGAGTGCCAAGTTCGTTGCCGGTATAGCCGAGGGGTAAGGTCAAGCAAGTTCGGATGTTGCATGCCTCTTTGAGGATTCGATTATAGATACCGGGAGTATTGAACTTCTTAACGGCTTCGGTGATTGCCTGGTAGGTGTTCTTATTGATATCATCCGCGCCATAGAACTTGCGGGCGGTTATAAGCGCCGCTTCTGAATATGAGGTGTAGCGGATATTTTCCCAAAAAGGCTCGAATAATCCCCAACGATAATCGAGCGGAAGATTTCTATTGAGGAGGGATTGGTGTTGGGTGGGCGACATTCCAGCGGCAAAAAGATCGCCTACCGTATAGTGGCTAAAGAGTGAGAAAACATCCACTTCAGTATCGGTGCGCTCCGATTCTGGCCCAAGGTGCTCGTGACAGTCAATGACCTCTATTTTCTCTAGCTGGTTAAGTAACCTTATTTTTATCGTCTCAACTTCCATCATTTATACCTTCCGGAGCCAGACCTAAATTCACCCGTAATCGGGCAGTGGCTCAATGTTAGTGTACCTGTGGGTATAGGTAGAAGTGAACAGATTACCAATAAACAGAGGCGATGCGATAGGGACTTTCTATCGGTTCAGCGCTTTGGTTGTTGGGCAAATCTGCCTTTTTCTCATAACTCAGTTGAGATTTCTGCATTATTTTGGAATAATAAGCAAGTTTCTGGTCGACATCCCTTCCTCGAAGCTTATATTCTACGCAGCCAAGCCATTTGCCGAATACCTCATAGTAAGCGGATAATTTTAAGCTCTGCTTTTTTTCCCTGAGTGATGTTTGCATAGAGGCGTGTTTTCGATAATGAACTTTCAACTTATTAGCGACATCGTATTGGAGCCTGGCTAGAACAATAAGTTCTTTGCGATTCTGATCGGGGCTTGGATCTAAGAAAACACGGGGAGGAGTTAGCTCGATAAGAATTTTCTCTTGGGTTATGCTATCAGATAACTGCTTGCCAGGACTTCGAGCCTGTTGAACCATTGTTGAAATATTTGGTGATTCGGATATTCCAACCGCACGGTTATATTGCCCTGTCAGAAGAGAGAAATATCCCAAAGTGGCGGATAGACCAAGTGCGACGACTAATCGTCTTCTTTTATACGGTTGGTGAGGGGTGATGCACGATTTCTGAGTGCGAACACAAGATTTTGAATGTGAGGTAGGCGCTTCGTCCGAGGATGAATTTCTTACATAAGTCCAGATCGACGGCTTATGCTCATCCGATTCGGCGATTTCGTGATAGGCGTGAATGACCTCTTGGAGACGTTCAACTGCGCTCGGATCGGGATTAATATCCGGATGATAGATACGAACTAGCCGGCGGAATGCCGTTTTTAGTTCGTCTTGTGACACGGAGGGCTTAACGCCTAATATTGCATAGAATTCGTTTCGTTCTTGCATTTCCTTTCGGGTCCTTGACAGATAAGTTCATTAAAAAATAAGCAAAGCAACTACTGTATATAATACGACATGTTTCTGAATTCTGCCACTACAATTTTAGTTTTATGCGCAAATTTCGTTAAGAAATTAGCGCATTTCCCAGCTTCAGGTATTGCTATACCTTTTCTGAAACCATATCACCTACTTGTGAAGTGGTAGCGCAGCCGCCAATGTCGGAGGTGCTGGTACCAGAGGATAGGCAGTTTTCAACAGCTTTTTCAATGGTTTGGGCAGCTTCTTCGTGATGAGCCGTGTAGCGCATTAGCATCGCTGTTGATAGGATAGCCGCCATAGGGTTGGCTTTGTTTTGGCCGGCAATATCGGGAGCGCTGCCGTGGACAGGTTCGTAGAGACCAAAATCACCTTCTCCTAAACTAGCGCTTGGGAGCATACCGAGACTACCGGTCAGCATCGCCGCTTCATCACTGAGGATGTCGCCGAACATATTTTCTGTTAGAATTACATCGAATTGAAGCGGTGAGCGGACGAGTTGCATGGCTGCATTATCAACTAGCATGTGATTAAGTTGAATGTCAGGATAGTGTGCGCTTACTTCGATCACAACCTCCCTCCAAAGCCGTGATGTCTCAAGCACATTGGCTTTATCAACAGAAGTCAGTTGCTTGCGGCGCATTCGGGCCGCTTCGAAACCAACTTTCGCAATTTGCTCGATTTCTTTTGCTGTATAGACGCAGGTATCAACCGCAGTTTTTCCATTATCACGGCGTTCCTTAGGTTCACCAAAATAGATGCCGCCGGTGAGTTCACGCACAACCAAAATATCTAGCCCTTCGATGAGTTCCGTTTTGAGGGGGGCAGTATGAATGAGAGCATTGGATAGTTTAGCTGGTCTGAGGTTTGCGAAAAGCCCAAGCGCGCGGCGTAAGGGTAATAGCGCTCCCGCTTCGGGGCGAAGACTCGGTGGTTGGATTTTGTCCCATTTCGGTCCTCCGACGGCGCCTAGAAGGACGGCATCGCTGGATTTGCACAATGCCAGGGTCTCATCAGGTAATGGATGACCGGTTGCATCATAAGCCACTCCTCCGATAAGCGCTTCCTCAAACACCATCTCAATCTTAAACTTTCGCCCGATAGCTTTGAGTACCTTTACAGCTTCCGCTGTCACCTCAACACCAACCCCATCACCTGGCAGTACCGCAATCTTGAGCGCCATTTTTCATCCCCCTGTTGACTGTTAGAAAGATATTACCCTCCGATGCCGCCTGTTCATTCACCTACGGGTTAGAACACAAAGCGGTATACTTTATTCATGGATCGAACGGTGAAAGCGTATTTAGATCGGATAGAGGAAGAGATAGCGGTTTTTCTTTTTGAGAATGCCGAGTTTTACCTCCCCGTATCGCTCTTGCCGGAAGGCAGCAAACCGGGACTATGGTTTCGTTTGAGCCTAAAAATTGATGATGGAACTACAGCAGAGGCGCGCAATCGGGTGGCGAAGCTGGTAGATGAATTAAACGAATAATCGCGGAAGTAAATATGCTTGAATTGGCGGAACGAGAAAAATCGATTTTGATAGGGAAGACCAAAGAGGAATTGTCGCAGTGGGTGCAGGAACTGGGACTGCCGGCATTTCGCGGCAAACAACTCGCCCAATGGATATATCAGCGAAGCGTCACTGAATTTTCCGCAATGACTGATTTACCCAAGGCCGTTCGTGAACAATTGGAAGCAGCAGCGGAAATTAGTCGTACCGAAATTGCATCCGAACTGCATTCAACCGATGGTGTCGAAAAGCTTCTGCTCAAGCTGCACGACGATCAGATTATCGAGACGGTGATGCTGCCCTATG
The sequence above is drawn from the bacterium genome and encodes:
- the leuB gene encoding 3-isopropylmalate dehydrogenase, producing MALKIAVLPGDGVGVEVTAEAVKVLKAIGRKFKIEMVFEEALIGGVAYDATGHPLPDETLALCKSSDAVLLGAVGGPKWDKIQPPSLRPEAGALLPLRRALGLFANLRPAKLSNALIHTAPLKTELIEGLDILVVRELTGGIYFGEPKERRDNGKTAVDTCVYTAKEIEQIAKVGFEAARMRRKQLTSVDKANVLETSRLWREVVIEVSAHYPDIQLNHMLVDNAAMQLVRSPLQFDVILTENMFGDILSDEAAMLTGSLGMLPSASLGEGDFGLYEPVHGSAPDIAGQNKANPMAAILSTAMLMRYTAHHEEAAQTIEKAVENCLSSGTSTSDIGGCATTSQVGDMVSEKV
- a CDS encoding DUF3006 domain-containing protein, translated to MKAYLDRIEEEIAVFLFENAEFYLPVSLLPEGSKPGLWFRLSLKIDDGTTAEARNRVAKLVDELNE
- a CDS encoding amidohydrolase family protein: MAFRQSRGALSAEVLVEEGMIPEVETIKQNLLKEIEQIPVIDCHEHLPTEEEHLSMTLDLFSLFLSYTLLDLRQAGMSEEDTQSLFNKNLPLESRWELFEPYWNQVRYGSYAQAVLITVKKFWGIEDINRNTYQTLSEAIANSNTPGIYDRVLKDACNIKTCLTQCGKTDTGTALLTPVIWIPDCDTEGTIRFLDFEPSTRLESLDDYVDAVCNYIRRVKSEGAVGLKCFGQEFTAPDKKAASEIFKHFHDNEDFSPLKKEQRAFIPPSPLFNYIADIAFGLATELELVFAIHTGYWGDFRNWNPTNVIPTLERHPNTRFDLYHLGYPFVGESINIGDRFPNVWLNFCWTHIISKKCAYETMDQVIDTVPVNKILGFGGDYGVPSQTVYGHLVMARDNIAGVLANRIANKKLTETQA
- a CDS encoding DnaJ domain-containing protein, yielding MQERNEFYAILGVKPSVSQDELKTAFRRLVRIYHPDINPDPSAVERLQEVIHAYHEIAESDEHKPSIWTYVRNSSSDEAPTSHSKSCVRTQKSCITPHQPYKRRRLVVALGLSATLGYFSLLTGQYNRAVGISESPNISTMVQQARSPGKQLSDSITQEKILIELTPPRVFLDPSPDQNRKELIVLARLQYDVANKLKVHYRKHASMQTSLREKKQSLKLSAYYEVFGKWLGCVEYKLRGRDVDQKLAYYSKIMQKSQLSYEKKADLPNNQSAEPIESPYRIASVYW
- a CDS encoding amidohydrolase family protein, coding for MDTTALKQNLLKSIEKFEVIDCHEHLRPEKVRLEKKVDVFTFFSHYCHWDLLTAGMPDASYQALYNHNLPLDYRWDSFEPYWENIRYGCYATTALISAKKFYGVDDINRKTYRALSEAIQKNNTPGLYERVLKDACNIRTTLNQCGITDTESPLLTPILWIPLNDSVSSILDFSSDTPIRTLDDYIYAMKKWILKVKSEGVVALKHIIRPYYEPNRADALECFNTIMNGGTPFTWRGTGGLEPFTRRNPMHDYVLDEVFKFAGQQDMPIAVHAGVWGDFRELDPKHMIPVLTRHPNVRFDLYHLGYPYVRDTIMMGKSFPNVWVNLAWVHTVSKKATYEALDELIDTVPMNKILGFGGDYETPVEKAYGHLVMARDNIAGVLAGRVAAKHMTEDQALTIAKKWLFDNPVELYRLKF
- a CDS encoding amidohydrolase family protein, with translation MMEVETIKIRLLNQLEKIEVIDCHEHLGPESERTDTEVDVFSLFSHYTVGDLFAAGMSPTQHQSLLNRNLPLDYRWGLFEPFWENIRYTSYSEAALITARKFYGADDINKNTYQAITEAVKKFNTPGIYNRILKEACNIRTCLTLPLGYTGNELGTPLLTLLKWMPGTNTRSNFLNPEFAPDAVIRTLDDFIDAYKAWLVKCKADGAVALKLFSSPFGEPNRQEAICQFNKLVSGEINDLPERNVIADYVIDEIIKFIGQQDMVMAVHTGYWGDFRQLSPLHMIPVLMRHPNVRFDLFHLGYPFVREAIMMGKGFPNVWLNLCWTHIISKKFAFEAMDELIDTVPVNKIMAFGGDYGSYAVEKVYGHLVMAKDNFATVMANRIAAKHLTEEQAMSIAQKWFFDNPKALYKLDV